A genomic region of Solea senegalensis isolate Sse05_10M unplaced genomic scaffold, IFAPA_SoseM_1 scf7180000015919, whole genome shotgun sequence contains the following coding sequences:
- the LOC122762659 gene encoding zinc finger and BTB domain-containing protein 46-like: MNNRKEDMEISSHYRQLLRELNEQRQHGILCDACVIVDGKIFKAHKNVLLGSSRYFKTLYCQVKKGAEPHHQTTVTHLDIVTATGFKAILDFMYSAHLALTSKNVIEVMSAASYLQMTDIVQACHSFIKAALDISIRSEMADEMADFEMGAVAAVGIGGGGAGGGGGVSLAGTGNIVGATLGGGGGGGGGGGGGGGIMGIASEALASIMSGRSTSPWLARRTSPANSSGDSAIASCHEGGSTYGKEDQEPPKSHESQEEACHDSQPAWPHDYRPITVKEEQVSPNSSSHARGRAQSQGEQGSGGAAGGGGEGPWQPLSGSGRRKNRKNKDTVRHITQQAESKWDRDRDRERDRDSRPGSPLPSMLTVAGWNYSGQDIPGKQHPTNLLCFQTWFKRNTAALLWLP; the protein is encoded by the exons ATGAACAACAGGAAGGAGGACATGGAGATCTCCTCTCACTACCGTCAGCTCCTCAGAGAGCTCAATGAGCAGAGGCAGCACGGCATCCTCTGCGACGCCTGTGTCATCGTGGATGGAAAGATCTTCAAGGCCCACAAGAACGTCCTCCTGGGCTCCTCACGCTACTTTAAGACTCTTTACTGCCAG GTAAAGAAAGGGGCGGAGCCTCACCACCAGACGACTGTCACTCACCTGGACATCGTCACAGCGACGGGATTCAAAGCCATCTTGGATTTCATGTACTCAGCGCACCTAGCTCTGACCAGTAAGAACGTGATCGAGGTCATGTCGGCCGCCAGCTACCTGCAGATGACCGACATCGTCCAGGCGTGTCACAGCTTCATCAAGGCTGCGCTGGACATCAGCATCCGCTCTGAGATGGCTGATGAAATGGCTGACTTTGAAATGGGAGCTGTGGCTGCTGTCGGCATCGGTGGAGGAGGcgctggaggtggaggaggagtgagcTTAGCGGGAACAGGGAACATTGTGGGAGCCACGTTAGGCGGAGGAggcgggggaggaggaggaggaggcggaggaggcggGATCATGGGCATAGCTTCCGAAGCTCTCGCCTCCATCATGTCCGGTCGCAGCACCTCCCCTTGGCTGGCACGACGCACCAGCCCAGCCAACTCTTCTGGGGACTCGGCCATCGCCAGCTGCCACGAGGGAGGCAGCACGTATGGCAAGGAGGACCAAGAACCTCCCAAGAGCCACGAGAGCCAGGAGGAAGCCTGTCACGACTCTCAGCCTGCCTGGCCACATGACTACAGGCCCATTACCGTCAAAGAGGAACAGGTTTCCCCCAACTCCTCCTCTCATGCCAGGGGGAGAGCACAGAGCCAGGGAGAGCAAGGGAGTGGAGGAGCcgcaggaggaggtggggagggACCCTGGCAACCCCTGTCAGGGTCAGGGCGGAGGAAGAACAGGAAGAACAAGGACACGGTCAGACATATTACCCAGCAGGCTGAGAGTAAGTGGGACAGAGAccgagacagggagagagacagggacagtAGGCCTGGATCTCCTCTGCCCTCCATGTTGACAGTGGCTGGATGGAACTACAGCGGACAGGACATCCCAGGTAAACAACACCCTACAAACCTACTCTGTTTTCAGACTTGGTTCAAAAGAAACACAGCTGCTCTCCTGTGGCTGCCATGA